In Vogesella indigofera, the sequence CGCGCTGACTGATGGCGAAGTTGACGCGCGGATCGTCCAGCATCCACTTGGCGTAGTCGTGTTTCAATACCGTCGGTTCGGCGCCGAACAGCGCGTTATAGAAGCGGATGCTGGTGGCCAGTTCATCCACCGACACGTGAATATGCAGTCGTTTCATGACAGTTCTCCTGTTCAGCAAGCACAGCCGTCGGCGCTGGAAGCGCGACAGCAGTTTTCGGTCATAAACGCCAGCAGCGCGTTCATGCTGGCGAAGTTGGCGGCGTAGATCACGAAGCGGCCATCCTGGTGCCCCTCGATCAGCGCCGCGTTGGACAGCTCTTTCAGATGGAAGGACAAGGTGGCCGGCGCACAGCCCAGCGCCTCGGCCAGCTCGCCGGCGGCGCGACCGGCGGGGCCGGCCTCCACCAGCTGGCGGAACACCGCGAGGCGGGTCTCCTGCGCCAGCGCGGCCAGCATCTTGACGGCGGATTTCGTTTCCATATTTTGACAATCGTTGAAATATTGAATTGATTATCGCCAACGCCGTGGCAAAACACAAGTGACGAAGGCGGCAAACACAGAGGAGTGAGTGGCGGCCTGGCCGGCGTCGCGGGCCGGGCCGGGCCGGGCCGGGCTGGCGTGGCGTGGCGTGGCGTGGCGTGGCAATAACGGAATGCATCAGCACAAGGTTGGCCGCAATACCTGCGGCCAACCTTGCCTTAGAACCTGTTCAAAGTCTCGCGCGCTCACGCGAGACAAGGCGAACACGTCCGAGGAAGCGGCGTTTAGCTGGAGATAACCAGCATGCCGCAGGCGTTTTTAACGCCGTATCGCCCTATTGCGAACAAGTCGCAGCAGACATTGCACAGCTTCTTACGCCGCCTGCGGCAGCGGCTGCGCCACCGGCTTCGGCTTGGCGACGATGTGGCCGGACAGCAGGCTGGCGCTGGCGATCAGCGCGCCGCCGATCCACTCCTGCAGCTGCATGCGCTCGCCGGCGAGCAGATAGGCGGAAATGGCGGCGAACAGCAGCTCCATCAGCATCAGTGTCATCACCTGCGTCGCCGGCAGGATCGACAGCCCGTGCATCGAGATGATGCTGGTGGCCAGCAGCGTGACACCCAGCACCAGCACGATCAGCAGCACCTCGCCGTGCAGCAGCGCCAGCTCCGCGCCCAGCTGGCCGCGCCACAGCAGCGACGCCAGGCCGCAGGCGGCCACGCCCAGCCACACCATCGCCGACTTCAGCGCCACCGGCAGCGCGTACGCCTTCTTGGACAGCACATTGCCCAGCGCGAAGCTGATGCCGCCGGACAGCGCCAGCCAGTCGGCGCGGCTGGAGAAGAAATCGCCGCTAAACAGCCCCGGCCGGTACAGGATCACCATCATGCCGCCCAGCGACATGGCGATCACCAGCCAGCCGATGCGGCTCAGCCGCTCGTGCAGCAGCAGCCAGGAAAACAGCGCGCTCCACAGCGGCGACAGGTAGAACAGCAGCAGCACGCGCATCACCTGCCCTTCCGACACCGCCCAGGTGTAGCTGAAGTTGCACCAGCCATAGAGCAGGGCCAGCGGCAGCAGGATGAATTCGAAGCGTGCCTCGCGGCGGAATACCTCGCGGAACAGCACCACGCCCAGCGTGGCGGAGACCAGGTACACCGTCAGCGAGGTGGCGGCGGTGGAAAAGCCGGCCTCGTGCAGCGTGCGAAACGGGAACCACATCAGCCCCCACACCAGTGCCGTGGTCAGTGCGCACGTCACCGCCAGCAGCTTTTGTTTTGCCAGATTCATAGTCTTTTCTTACACTTGTCGTTTTGTTGCATTGCAAGGAAGCGGCGTTGAATCCCCACCTCGAACTGTTGCAGCCCTACCCGTTCCAGCGTTTGCGCGGCCTGCTGGCCGGCGTGACGCCTCCTGCCGACCTGCCGCACATCAACCTGTCGATCGGCGAGCCGAAGCACCCGACCCCAGCGGTGGTGAAACAGGCGCTGATCGACGCGCTGGACGGCCTCGCCGCCTATCCGGCCACCCTCGGCAGCGACGCGCTGCGCGGCGCCTGCGCCGGCTGGCTGCAGCGCCGCTACGGCGTCAGCGTGGATGCTGCCCGTGAAGTACTGCCGGTGTGCGGCAGCCGCGAGGCGCTGTTTTCCTTCGTACAGGCGGTGATCGATCCGCGCGGCGAGCAAAAGCCGGTGCTGATCTCGCCCAACCCGTTCTACCAGATCTACGAAGGCGCCGCGCTGCTGGCCGGTGCCGAACCTTACTATGTCAATTGCTTGGCCGCCAACCGTTACCAGCCGGACTGGGCGGCGGTGCCGGAGGCCATCTGGCAGCGCACGCAGGTGGTCGTAGTATGCAGCCCGGGCAATCCGACCGGGGCGGTGATGTCGCTCGCCGACTGGAACACACTGTTCTCGCTGTCCGACCGCTACGGTTTCATCATCGCCAGCGACGAGTGCTACTCCGAGATCCACTTCGGCACCCCGCCGCTGGGCGGGCTGCAGGCGGCACAACAACTCGGCCGCGGCTTCGAGCGGCTGGTGATGTTCACCAGCCTGTCCAAGCGCAGCAACGCCCCCGGCCTGCGCTCCGGCTTTGTCGCCGGCGATGCCAAAGTGCTGGAAAAATTCCTGCTGTACCGTACCTACCACGGCAGCGCGATGAGCGTCACCATCCAGCAGGCCAGCATCGCCGCCTGGAACGACGAAGAGCATGTGGCGGCCAACCGTGACGCGTATACTGCCAAGTTCGACGCCGTCACTCCGCGCCTGTCGCAGGTGCTGGACGTTACGCGGCCGGACGCCGGCTTCTACCTGTGGGCGGCGGTGCCCGGCGGTGACGATGCCCGCTTCGCCCGCGAC encodes:
- a CDS encoding ArsR/SmtB family transcription factor, with translation METKSAVKMLAALAQETRLAVFRQLVEAGPAGRAAGELAEALGCAPATLSFHLKELSNAALIEGHQDGRFVIYAANFASMNALLAFMTENCCRASSADGCAC
- a CDS encoding DMT family transporter: MNLAKQKLLAVTCALTTALVWGLMWFPFRTLHEAGFSTAATSLTVYLVSATLGVVLFREVFRREARFEFILLPLALLYGWCNFSYTWAVSEGQVMRVLLLFYLSPLWSALFSWLLLHERLSRIGWLVIAMSLGGMMVILYRPGLFSGDFFSSRADWLALSGGISFALGNVLSKKAYALPVALKSAMVWLGVAACGLASLLWRGQLGAELALLHGEVLLIVLVLGVTLLATSIISMHGLSILPATQVMTLMLMELLFAAISAYLLAGERMQLQEWIGGALIASASLLSGHIVAKPKPVAQPLPQAA
- the dapC gene encoding succinyldiaminopimelate transaminase yields the protein MNPHLELLQPYPFQRLRGLLAGVTPPADLPHINLSIGEPKHPTPAVVKQALIDALDGLAAYPATLGSDALRGACAGWLQRRYGVSVDAAREVLPVCGSREALFSFVQAVIDPRGEQKPVLISPNPFYQIYEGAALLAGAEPYYVNCLAANRYQPDWAAVPEAIWQRTQVVVVCSPGNPTGAVMSLADWNTLFSLSDRYGFIIASDECYSEIHFGTPPLGGLQAAQQLGRGFERLVMFTSLSKRSNAPGLRSGFVAGDAKVLEKFLLYRTYHGSAMSVTIQQASIAAWNDEEHVAANRDAYTAKFDAVTPRLSQVLDVTRPDAGFYLWAAVPGGDDARFARDLFAQQHITVLPGSFLARDAHGVNPGAGRVRLALVAPLAECVAAAARIEQFLQHYH